The Lacticaseibacillus pabuli region GCAAGTCTATAAACTCTTGCTGATTCAGGAACTTGTCAATGGCGGGCTTGCTATCCTCGCCACCAAGGTCTACATGACGAGTAAAGTCTTTGGTGATGATACCATCCTCTAGTGCTTCACCAGCGACTGCCCGCATGTAGTTGTTAACTCGCAGAATGGTTGAGTGACTTAGAGGCCCTTTGCGAGCGCTCCGAGGCGTTGTGCTTAGGTGATTGATGAATTGTTGTCATTACATGCAGTCAATTGTAGACAGTTGAGTATCATCGAAGTATTCACGGATATAGCCCGAAACATTATTGTACCAGGCATCGGTGCTCGCTGAATGTTTGCCCAGTTTGTAAACCTTGATCCAGTTGTCAAAATAATCTGAATGGTAAGATGGTACCCAAAGAGCAGTGCACTATGTGTACGGTTCGTTGATAGCTCAATCCCGATGTTTTTGCCGACGCCTGGGAGTGAGCTTTTTTTGCATTGAGCATTTAATTTTTCAGATAAACTTTGATGTCATGATAGTCGGTCAAATGGGATTGAGCTATGGCTACCACCCCGGATTTAACGTTAGTAAATAATCCGTCTGTGTCCTCACCGGGCTTTAGCTGATCCTGCTCCATCAGCACAGTAATAGCAAGATTCTGACTGGAGTTAGCCAGTTCCTTGATTGCCTGCTGGGTTAATATCTTTACCTTTGTGTTGACTTGCACAGCAAGCTGACGCTTTGAGTTCATTTTGATTGAAATGACATATGTCGACCAGTCGTATTCTGATTTGCCGCCGGAAGACCAGTTTTGGTCTTCCTTCAGGCTAGCAGCGATACCACTGTTAATCTTTGCCATTTTAGCTGTTTTTGCGTTGGCTTTTGCTGAGCTACTAGCCGCTGCCGATGAGCTGCTAGAAAGGATTGAAGACTCGCTGGCACTCTCCGAGGCACTTTCAGATGAGGACGCTTTGCGACTAGAAGCAATTTCAGCCTTCGTTCTCTTTGCCTTTTTTTTAGCCACCTTGTGATGAAAACTACTCGACGGCCTTTTACCCTTAGATAAACTACTCTCTGCTATTGCGGGTGTTGTGGTGGTCTGTGTGCTTACAGCTACACCTCCAGCCATCATAAGTAGTATTGAAGCACCAAACATCAGCAACGGTGTTTTCCATTTTTCACCGGGGTTCCTGCTCCGATGAAATGCTTTGCGGATAATCCTATAAATTGAATAGTAGAATAACAGCATTCCCAGCAATGCGAGTATTGTTCCCAGAACCTTCATAATAATAATTCTCCCCCTAGCTTTTATCGTCGTTCCTGTCTGGACGTCATAGTCATACATTCATGACTATTTTAATAGTGCTGCTTGGTGTAATCGTTTGCAACACCTAACTCACAGATTTACCAACAAAATGTCATAAAAATTTTTCCTCCGTACGATATCGTAGAGACCGCGTTCGCCTTGACAAACCCATCCCCATGCCCTAAACTACCAATCAACACGAGTCATAGTAGTGTCGCACAGGAATTCCAGCCACCGACTGCAAGCTGGAACACGCACACGAATCCAAACCCGTCATGAGATCACTAATTTAAATCGTAACTAAAGTGTGGAGCGTCGCTTCAAACGAGAATGGTACCGCCTTAACGGGTGTCTCGGTTGAAACGGCGCTTTTTGTTTTCAAAGTGAGGAGTAGGGGTCATGGTAGAGCGAACAATTCAAAGTAAACGCATTGTGGTTAAAATTGGTACCAGCTCCCTGATTTATCCCAATGGTCAGGTGAACCTGGAGACAATCGACCGCCTTGCATACGCCCTGGCAGCACTCAACAACAAGGGCCACGAGGTGATTCTGGTTTCGTCCGGTGCAATCGGCGTGGGCCTGGCCGCAGAAGGGCTCACTGAGCGCCCTGAGTCCATTGCTCAGCAGCAGGCACTCGCTGCGGTTGGACAGAGTGAGCTGATCAGTTTGTACACGAAGCGCTTCTCTGACTACGGTGCACGGATTGGCCAGTTACTCCTGACCCATGATGTTTTCGAGTACAAGCTGAGTCGACAGCACGTTATGGACGCATTTGACGCCTTGCTTGCACAAAATATTATCCCCATCGTGAACGAAAATGATTCAGTTGCCGTTGATGAACTGGACCACCATACGACGTTCGGTGACAATGATCAGCTGAGCGCCTTGGTCGCCACCCGCATCGATGCCGATTTACTGGTCGTCCTTTCAGATATTGAGGGGCTCTACGACAAGGACCCGCATAAATTCGCGGACGCCCACT contains the following coding sequences:
- the proB gene encoding glutamate 5-kinase, translated to MVERTIQSKRIVVKIGTSSLIYPNGQVNLETIDRLAYALAALNNKGHEVILVSSGAIGVGLAAEGLTERPESIAQQQALAAVGQSELISLYTKRFSDYGARIGQLLLTHDVFEYKLSRQHVMDAFDALLAQNIIPIVNENDSVAVDELDHHTTFGDNDQLSALVATRIDADLLVVLSDIEGLYDKDPHKFADAHLLTSMTQLGEDVMAGATGSSTRFGTGGMVTKLYAAARMLAHQKQMVLASGADPRIILQIVEGAPVGTWFHPQEMEITHND